A genomic region of Solanum dulcamara chromosome 2, daSolDulc1.2, whole genome shotgun sequence contains the following coding sequences:
- the LOC129878151 gene encoding late embryogenesis abundant protein 1-like, which translates to MASAQFNAGESHGQAQAKTEQWIDSAQSVANSAIDKAENATQRASESVQQNNDHNAGFLQQKGEQMIHMAQGAIDGVKNTLGIGSDKK; encoded by the exons ATGGCAAGTGCTCAATTCAATGCTGGTGAATCTCATGGCCAAGCTCAG GCCAAAACTGAGCAGTGGATAGATTCAGCCCAAAGTGTGGCAAATTCTGCAATTGACAAGGCTGAAAATGCTACCCAAAGAGCAAGTGAGTCAGTTCAACAAAACAATGACCACAATGCTGGATTTCTTCAGCAG AAAGGAGAGCAAATGATACATATGGCTCAAGGTGCAATTGATGGTGTGAAGAACACTCTTGGAATAGGATCAGACAAGAAGTAA
- the LOC129880942 gene encoding 60S ribosomal protein L29-2-like, producing MAKSKNHTAHNQSYKAHRNGIKKPKSHRHSSTKGMDPKFLRNQRYARKHNKKNGESAAEE from the exons ATGGCCAAGTCGAAGAATCATACCGCACACAATCAGTCGTACAAGGCTCACAGGAATGGAATCAAGAAACCGAAGAGTCACCGTCACAGCTCCACCAAAGGG ATGGATCCCAAGTTCTTGAGGAACCAGAGGTATGCTAGGAAGCACAACAAGAAGAATGGTGAATCTGCTGCGGAAGAATAG
- the LOC129878135 gene encoding DNA-directed RNA polymerases II, IV and V subunit 9A: MSTMKFCRECNNILYPKEDKEQKILLYACRNCDHQEPAENNCVYRNEIHHSAAERTQVLQDVAADPTLPRTKSVRCSQCGHGEAVFFQATARGEEGMTLFFVCCNPNCGHRWRD, encoded by the exons ATGAGTACTATGAAATTTTGCCGAGAATG TAACAACATTTTGTATCCAAAGGAAGACAAGGAGCAGAAGATCCTTCTTTATGCCTGCCGAAATTGCGACCATCAG GAGCCTGCTGAAAACAATTGTGTGTACAGAAATGAGATACACCATTCTGCTGCAGAACGCACACAAGTATTGCAGGATGTAGCAGCAGATCCAACTTTGCCTCGTACCAAATCTGTTCGGTGTTCTCAATGTGGTCATGGAGAAGCAGTTTTCTTCCAG GCAACTGCAAGGGGAGAAGAAGGTATGACACTCTTCTTCGTTTGCTGCAACCCGAACTGTGGCCACAGGTGGAGGGATTGA